One genomic segment of Chitinibacter sp. FCG-7 includes these proteins:
- a CDS encoding putative 2-aminoethylphosphonate ABC transporter permease subunit → MSAVIIQAAQQRPRSEIFAWGLAGLCVLALAMMLIGPLVAILSQAFIDPVSGQWGWQSIAASLAAPGMLQSTLNSVQLALATTLIVLPLAYLYAAALCRTAMPGKGLMRMLALLPLLAPSLLPGIALVYLFGNQGILKSWFPDGSIYGFWGIVIAQVFYTFPHALMILLTALRVADARLYEAATVLGAGKIRQWLTVTLPSVRYGLLSAAVVVFTLVVIDFGAAKVIGGQFNVLALEAYKQVIGQQNFSRGAVIGVLLLIPALLSFVLDHLAQRKQQAMLGARAQPLVVQRQPLRDGIALLFCTLVSGALLAILAMAVAAAFIKLWPYQMQFSLNHFNFDDVDGGGWVAFYNSLLMSLGTAVFGTLLVFVGAWLTEKVAAAQPWRQALHLLAMLPMAVPGLVLGLGYVFFFNHPSNPLHGVYGTLAILVLCSIAHFYTTAHLTAVTALKQLDREFEAVAASLKVPFWLTAWRVTLPVCLPAVLDIARYFFVGTMTTVSAVVFIYTPDTMLASVSVLNMDDAGDTAAAAAMASLIVASSALACAVFAVLSWLLQRKSQRWRD, encoded by the coding sequence ATGAGCGCAGTAATCATCCAAGCGGCGCAACAACGCCCGCGCAGTGAAATCTTCGCCTGGGGTCTAGCTGGGCTGTGTGTACTAGCCTTGGCGATGATGCTGATTGGCCCGCTGGTGGCGATTTTAAGTCAGGCTTTTATTGACCCTGTCTCCGGCCAATGGGGCTGGCAGAGTATTGCTGCCAGTCTGGCTGCGCCGGGGATGTTGCAAAGCACGCTCAACAGCGTGCAGCTCGCCTTGGCCACCACGCTGATCGTGTTACCGCTGGCCTACCTCTATGCCGCCGCTCTGTGCCGTACCGCGATGCCCGGCAAAGGGCTAATGCGGATGCTGGCCTTGCTGCCATTGCTGGCGCCATCCTTATTGCCCGGGATTGCCTTGGTGTATTTGTTTGGCAATCAGGGCATTTTGAAATCGTGGTTTCCCGACGGCAGTATTTATGGCTTTTGGGGCATTGTGATTGCGCAGGTGTTTTACACCTTCCCGCATGCGCTGATGATCTTGCTCACCGCTTTGCGAGTGGCCGATGCGCGGCTGTATGAGGCTGCCACGGTATTGGGCGCGGGCAAAATCCGCCAATGGCTGACGGTCACACTGCCTAGCGTGCGTTACGGTTTGCTCTCGGCCGCCGTGGTGGTGTTTACACTGGTGGTGATTGATTTTGGCGCGGCCAAAGTGATCGGCGGGCAATTTAATGTGCTGGCGCTGGAGGCCTACAAGCAGGTGATTGGCCAGCAAAACTTTAGCCGTGGTGCGGTGATTGGCGTGCTGCTGTTGATCCCTGCATTACTGTCATTTGTGCTCGACCATCTGGCGCAGCGCAAACAGCAGGCCATGCTCGGCGCGCGCGCACAGCCTTTGGTCGTGCAGCGCCAGCCGCTGCGCGATGGCATCGCCTTGCTATTTTGTACGCTGGTCAGCGGCGCTTTGCTGGCGATTCTAGCGATGGCCGTAGCGGCGGCGTTTATCAAGCTGTGGCCGTATCAAATGCAATTCTCGCTCAATCACTTCAACTTTGACGACGTTGATGGTGGTGGCTGGGTAGCGTTTTATAACAGCTTGCTGATGTCGCTGGGCACTGCCGTGTTTGGCACGCTGCTGGTGTTTGTTGGCGCGTGGTTAACCGAAAAAGTGGCAGCGGCGCAGCCGTGGCGGCAGGCTTTGCACTTGCTGGCGATGTTGCCGATGGCGGTGCCCGGCTTGGTCTTGGGTCTAGGTTATGTGTTTTTCTTTAATCACCCGTCCAATCCGCTGCATGGCGTGTATGGCACGCTGGCGATCTTGGTGCTGTGCTCGATTGCGCATTTTTATACCACCGCGCATTTAACCGCAGTGACGGCGCTCAAGCAGCTCGATCGCGAGTTTGAAGCGGTAGCCGCTTCGCTCAAAGTACCGTTCTGGCTGACCGCCTGGCGCGTGACTTTGCCGGTGTGCCTGCCAGCAGTGCTCGACATCGCGCGCTATTTCTTTGTGGGCACGATGACGACGGTATCGGCGGTGGTGTTTATCTACACCCCCGACACGATGCTCGCTTCAGTCTCGGTACTGAATATGGACGACGCCGGTGATACCGCTGCGGCCGCCGCGATGGCCAGCCTGATTGTCGCCAGCTCGGCGCTTGCCTGCGCTGTCTTTGCGGTATTGAGTTGGCTACTGCAGCGCAAGAGCCAGCGCTGGCGTGATTAA
- a CDS encoding 2-aminoethylphosphonate--pyruvate transaminase, translating into MLQAPLLLTPGPLTTSLATRTAMLKDWGSWDSDFNALTASVCTDLLAIAHGGDSHCCIPLQGSGTFAVEAAIGTLLPRDGHMLVLANGAYGERMAKIVSTMGRKVSVLRWPDGTPVDPIAVRAALSADDSISHVGVIHCETGTGLLNPLDAIAQTVAELGRALIVDAMSSFGALDIDLQCQPITAVIAASGKCLEGVPGMGFVIAQRAAIALAKGNSNSLALDLADQYDYLQRTGQWRFTPPTHVVAALRAALDQYLAEGGRPARLARYQANAAVLMGRLQAAGLRLFLQPELQAPIIMTFYAPAHPDYRFATFYQAMRERGFLLYPGKLTEVETFRVGCIGAIEAAALEQAAHAIIDVLSQHGWL; encoded by the coding sequence ATGTTACAAGCTCCACTATTATTAACGCCCGGCCCATTGACCACGAGCCTGGCCACCCGTACCGCGATGCTGAAAGACTGGGGCTCGTGGGACAGCGATTTTAATGCGCTCACCGCCAGCGTCTGCACCGATCTGCTGGCGATTGCCCATGGTGGCGACAGCCATTGCTGCATTCCGCTACAAGGCTCGGGCACGTTTGCCGTTGAAGCGGCGATTGGCACCTTGCTGCCGCGCGACGGGCATATGCTGGTGCTGGCCAATGGCGCGTATGGCGAGCGCATGGCCAAAATCGTTAGCACGATGGGACGAAAAGTCAGCGTACTGCGCTGGCCCGACGGCACACCCGTTGACCCGATTGCCGTGCGCGCAGCGCTGAGTGCCGACGACAGCATCAGTCATGTTGGCGTGATTCATTGTGAAACGGGTACTGGTTTGCTCAATCCGCTCGATGCCATCGCCCAAACTGTGGCCGAGCTGGGGCGGGCTTTGATTGTCGATGCGATGTCGTCGTTTGGCGCACTTGATATTGATCTGCAATGCCAGCCGATCACCGCGGTGATTGCCGCTTCGGGTAAATGTCTGGAAGGTGTGCCGGGCATGGGTTTTGTCATCGCGCAGCGCGCAGCGATTGCGCTGGCCAAAGGCAATTCAAACTCACTGGCGCTGGATTTGGCTGATCAATATGACTACCTGCAGCGCACTGGCCAATGGCGCTTCACGCCGCCAACGCATGTGGTCGCTGCCCTGCGCGCCGCGCTGGATCAGTACTTGGCCGAAGGCGGCCGCCCGGCGCGGCTGGCACGCTATCAGGCCAATGCTGCAGTGTTGATGGGCCGCTTGCAAGCAGCGGGTTTGCGGCTGTTTTTACAGCCAGAACTACAAGCGCCGATCATCATGACTTTCTATGCCCCAGCGCATCCGGACTACCGTTTTGCGACGTTTTATCAAGCGATGCGCGAACGCGGCTTTTTGCTGTATCCGGGCAAACTCACCGAAGTGGAAACTTTCCGCGTTGGCTGCATTGGGGCGATTGAAGCTGCCGCTTTAGAGCAAGCCGCACACGCGATTATTGACGTGCTCAGCCAGCACGGCTGGTTGTGA
- a CDS encoding putative 2-aminoethylphosphonate ABC transporter substrate-binding protein has product MKKLTTLSLALSALLASTLTLANTTLTVYTALEADQLKAYQAKFEEENPGIKLKWVRDSTGIITAKLLAEKSNPQADVVMGLAASSLLVFEKEGMLQPYAPKGVEKLSKQYVDDSNPPAWVGMDVWGATVCFNTVEAAKLGLKKPESWKDLLKPEYKGKIVMPNPASSGTGYFDVSAWLQIFGEKEGWAYMDKLHDNIAQYTHSGSKPCKQAAAGEFPIGIAFEYRAAKLKAEGAPIDLVFPKEGLGWDLEATSIMKGTKNLDAAKKLADWAASKSANELYEKNFAIVAMPGIAKPNNFIPADYEKRLIKQDLRWSASNRDRILAEWTKRYDSKSEAKK; this is encoded by the coding sequence ATGAAAAAACTAACTACTCTATCTCTGGCGCTCTCCGCGCTGCTGGCCTCAACGCTGACGCTGGCCAATACCACGCTGACGGTTTATACCGCGCTGGAAGCCGATCAGCTCAAGGCTTATCAAGCCAAGTTTGAAGAAGAAAACCCAGGCATTAAATTGAAATGGGTTCGTGATTCAACTGGCATTATCACTGCCAAATTGCTGGCTGAAAAAAGCAATCCGCAAGCGGATGTGGTGATGGGTCTGGCGGCATCTTCGCTGCTGGTGTTTGAAAAAGAAGGCATGTTGCAGCCTTATGCACCGAAAGGCGTGGAAAAGCTGAGTAAGCAATACGTCGATGACAGCAATCCGCCAGCCTGGGTGGGTATGGACGTGTGGGGCGCTACGGTGTGTTTTAACACCGTTGAAGCGGCCAAACTGGGTTTGAAAAAACCGGAAAGCTGGAAAGATCTGCTCAAGCCGGAATACAAAGGCAAGATCGTGATGCCAAACCCAGCTTCAAGCGGTACGGGTTACTTTGATGTGAGCGCATGGCTGCAGATTTTCGGTGAGAAAGAAGGCTGGGCGTATATGGATAAATTGCACGATAACATCGCGCAATATACCCATTCTGGCTCGAAACCTTGCAAACAGGCCGCAGCGGGTGAATTCCCGATTGGTATTGCGTTTGAATACCGTGCTGCCAAGCTCAAAGCCGAAGGTGCGCCAATTGATCTGGTCTTCCCGAAAGAAGGTTTGGGCTGGGATCTGGAAGCCACCTCGATTATGAAAGGTACCAAAAATCTGGACGCGGCGAAAAAGCTGGCCGATTGGGCGGCTTCCAAATCTGCGAACGAGTTGTATGAGAAAAACTTCGCCATCGTCGCGATGCCCGGCATTGCCAAGCCCAATAACTTTATCCCCGCTGACTACGAAAAACGCCTGATCAAGCAGGATCTGCGTTGGTCTGCGAGCAATCGCGACCGCATTCTGGCTGAATGGACCAAACGCTACGACAGCAAATCAGAAGCTAAAAAGTAA
- a CDS encoding carbohydrate-binding protein, with amino-acid sequence MQQLKTPTLLAQLICLALGAGQAMASEPWQEGVTYPAGSVVSYGSREYTSLVTHTAFQGANWNPAATPVLWRTLAGTPTVSPSNQPTSQPSLTPTPTQTPAAGECSPLWQAAAVYTAGQRVQVQGVIYEAKWWTRGDQPAQSGEWGPWRKLGACAVATATPAPTPVITPTVSPTASPSPTPTPSPMVTATPTAEPTSSPTPSATPASLPMASLTQGLVHYYPLEQSASDSVAGITLQAVGPQQRATGRFANGVLLDAKQGAALFLPRALSGTYTIGFWLRMPEDMGNKLASILANKDWETGLNPGVSIGRNNDGRLKINIGDGSKRLDGYLPGAGKGWAYIALTVDEQAKVLTAAATDDKGFVNRIKLNFAALGNILPSFNRWALNEDARGDYYSRYPAERFALEYDELAVWQRALSDAEVQSLAKAEAPLAVLKPQPTTLPPSPTPSVTPSPTATPQPSVTPQPTVTPSPDPQQPPSGAGLPTFSIAPSLQGPGPDRMTVMFESAQVQGEVWVRPFGSGEVFRRFAAVPHPKDATVQHAALTELKSNTLYEYYVRTHSADGLTAYTSQRYAFKTWPKAGDGVEQAKFVLFSDTQDGRGTIFTDIVNKGVIPLECESTDPVQCSEKIAGIIHHGDIVASGGSRDQWRNQFFGRLQALSPYVPIIPAPGNHEYFAEEMGNPAKVTQPDLNKAMQSYRKYFAGVPDNGSALYRGFWYSTDYLGLKLISLDTTPISGRHAHGNWTPMSMYWDQFRVAQLDWFKQQIASAEQQAKPYVFSINHGPCLSEKWRNGEVMATCEFVSELEDYSRRTQAITGNLFGHVHSYARGHSMDVKHLWLNAASASGGLEGGGNQGSDGKDLDIFTITRDEFGYNTLNFRFGPQQSLAVVRRSSGITGTNTAFPVTDQLQITQQPLVVPPSLPQRDLGEVALADLTLQFVPPAGLDGLEAHWQLAKNADFSDAFDIWGNQTRRENWFYTGTTEASFANTRAGKSINELALANALQAREILQDGGNEAFERWSLSKGVSCTTLTGPRGGQCTHLSSYDRFASKPAALQLASGETWYYRVRVRDSGLNWTPWSMTGSVKIK; translated from the coding sequence ATGCAGCAACTGAAAACGCCAACCCTGCTGGCACAATTAATCTGTCTGGCTTTGGGCGCGGGGCAAGCGATGGCCAGTGAGCCCTGGCAAGAAGGGGTGACGTATCCTGCTGGAAGCGTTGTCAGCTATGGTTCCCGTGAATATACCTCCCTAGTTACACATACCGCTTTTCAGGGCGCGAACTGGAATCCGGCCGCGACCCCCGTGCTGTGGCGCACCCTCGCTGGAACGCCGACCGTCTCGCCGAGCAACCAGCCGACCAGCCAGCCTAGCCTGACCCCTACGCCAACCCAAACTCCCGCAGCGGGCGAGTGCAGCCCACTCTGGCAAGCCGCAGCGGTCTACACCGCAGGCCAGCGCGTGCAGGTGCAAGGGGTGATTTATGAAGCCAAATGGTGGACGCGCGGCGATCAACCAGCCCAATCCGGCGAATGGGGCCCCTGGCGCAAACTGGGCGCGTGCGCAGTAGCGACCGCCACGCCAGCGCCTACACCTGTTATCACTCCAACAGTCTCACCAACAGCATCACCAAGCCCGACCCCGACCCCAAGTCCGATGGTGACTGCCACGCCTACCGCAGAGCCGACGTCGAGCCCAACGCCGAGTGCTACCCCAGCCAGCTTGCCGATGGCTTCGCTCACCCAAGGTCTGGTGCATTACTACCCGCTGGAGCAGAGCGCAAGCGATAGCGTCGCCGGTATTACCTTGCAAGCCGTGGGCCCGCAGCAGCGCGCCACGGGCCGCTTTGCCAATGGCGTGTTACTCGATGCCAAGCAGGGCGCAGCGCTCTTTTTGCCACGCGCTTTGAGTGGCACTTACACCATCGGTTTCTGGCTGCGCATGCCGGAAGACATGGGCAATAAGCTCGCCAGCATTCTGGCCAATAAAGACTGGGAAACCGGCCTCAACCCCGGGGTTTCGATTGGCCGCAATAATGATGGCCGGCTGAAAATCAATATTGGTGATGGCAGCAAGCGACTGGATGGCTATCTGCCGGGTGCGGGCAAAGGCTGGGCGTATATTGCGCTCACCGTCGATGAGCAGGCCAAAGTGCTGACTGCCGCCGCCACCGACGACAAAGGCTTTGTGAATCGCATCAAGCTCAATTTCGCGGCGCTGGGGAATATCTTGCCAAGCTTTAATCGCTGGGCGCTGAATGAAGATGCGCGCGGTGATTATTACAGCCGCTATCCGGCTGAACGTTTTGCGCTGGAATACGACGAGCTGGCGGTGTGGCAGCGCGCATTGTCAGATGCCGAAGTGCAAAGTCTGGCCAAGGCCGAAGCCCCGCTGGCGGTGTTGAAACCGCAGCCGACCACCTTGCCACCAAGCCCAACTCCGAGCGTGACCCCAAGCCCAACGGCCACCCCGCAGCCAAGCGTTACGCCGCAACCGACTGTCACGCCAAGCCCCGATCCACAGCAGCCACCTAGCGGCGCTGGCTTGCCAACCTTTAGCATCGCGCCATCACTGCAAGGCCCCGGCCCCGATCGCATGACGGTGATGTTTGAAAGCGCGCAAGTGCAGGGCGAAGTCTGGGTGCGCCCATTTGGCAGTGGCGAAGTTTTCCGCCGCTTTGCTGCGGTGCCTCATCCCAAAGACGCCACCGTGCAGCATGCGGCGCTCACCGAGCTCAAATCAAATACCCTGTATGAGTATTACGTGCGAACGCATAGCGCGGATGGCCTAACAGCCTATACATCACAGCGCTACGCCTTCAAAACCTGGCCCAAAGCGGGTGATGGCGTCGAGCAGGCCAAGTTTGTCCTGTTTAGCGATACCCAAGATGGCCGTGGCACGATCTTTACCGATATCGTGAACAAAGGCGTGATTCCGCTCGAATGTGAAAGCACCGATCCGGTGCAATGCAGCGAGAAAATCGCCGGCATTATCCACCATGGCGATATTGTGGCCAGTGGCGGTTCGCGCGATCAGTGGCGCAATCAGTTCTTTGGCCGCCTGCAGGCGCTCAGCCCGTATGTGCCGATTATTCCGGCACCGGGTAATCATGAATATTTCGCCGAAGAAATGGGCAACCCGGCCAAGGTCACTCAGCCAGATCTCAATAAGGCCATGCAAAGCTATCGCAAATACTTTGCTGGCGTGCCGGATAATGGCTCGGCGCTGTATCGCGGCTTCTGGTACAGCACCGATTATCTGGGCCTGAAACTGATTAGTCTGGATACCACACCGATTTCTGGCCGCCATGCCCATGGCAACTGGACGCCGATGTCGATGTATTGGGATCAATTCCGTGTGGCACAGCTCGATTGGTTTAAGCAGCAAATCGCCAGCGCCGAGCAGCAAGCCAAGCCGTATGTCTTCAGCATCAACCACGGCCCGTGTCTGTCGGAAAAATGGCGTAATGGCGAAGTGATGGCCACCTGCGAGTTTGTGTCCGAGCTGGAAGACTACAGCCGTCGCACGCAGGCCATCACCGGCAATCTGTTTGGCCACGTGCATAGCTATGCGCGCGGGCATTCGATGGATGTCAAACACCTGTGGCTGAATGCCGCTAGCGCCAGCGGCGGGCTGGAAGGCGGTGGTAATCAGGGCAGTGATGGCAAAGATCTCGATATCTTTACCATTACCCGCGATGAATTTGGCTACAACACGCTCAACTTCCGCTTCGGGCCGCAGCAAAGCCTGGCGGTGGTGCGCCGCTCCAGCGGGATTACCGGCACCAACACCGCCTTCCCGGTGACCGATCAGTTGCAGATTACCCAGCAGCCGCTGGTGGTGCCACCAAGCCTGCCGCAACGTGATCTGGGCGAAGTGGCGCTGGCCGATCTCACGCTGCAATTTGTGCCACCAGCAGGGCTGGATGGGCTGGAAGCGCATTGGCAGCTAGCGAAAAACGCCGACTTTAGCGACGCCTTTGACATCTGGGGCAATCAGACGCGCAGAGAAAACTGGTTCTACACCGGAACCACCGAAGCGAGCTTTGCCAATACCCGTGCCGGGAAGTCGATTAATGAGCTTGCACTTGCGAATGCCCTGCAAGCGCGCGAGATCTTGCAAGACGGCGGCAATGAAGCCTTCGAGCGCTGGTCGCTCTCCAAAGGCGTTAGTTGCACCACACTCACCGGCCCACGTGGCGGGCAGTGTACGCATTTATCGAGCTACGATCGCTTCGCCAGCAAACCAGCCGCCTTGCAGCTGGCCAGTGGTGAAACCTGGTACTACCGTGTGCGCGTGCGCGATAGCGGTCTGAACTGGACCCCGTGGAGCATGACGGGCAGCGTGAAAATCAAATAA
- the phnX gene encoding phosphonoacetaldehyde hydrolase, with protein sequence MQIKPQHPQKCGPLEAVIFDWAGTVLDFGSFAPTQVLVQAFSQIGVEISLAEARVPMGMAKWDHIKAVGQIPSVAARWQAKFGGPMSDADVDRIYALFMPLQIEQVGHFSQPIRGAIDTIAQLRAQGLKIGSCTGYPRAVMTQLIPLAAQAGFSPDHIVAADDLAAGSRPGPWMALANVIALGIGQVAACVKVDDTIPGITEGLNAGMWTVGLAISGNEVGLTQDEWDALDAGQQAQRRSVASEKLAQAGAHYVIDSIADLLPVIADIEARLARGERP encoded by the coding sequence ATGCAAATTAAGCCACAACATCCTCAAAAATGCGGCCCACTTGAGGCGGTGATTTTCGACTGGGCTGGCACTGTACTTGATTTTGGTTCGTTCGCGCCAACGCAGGTTTTGGTTCAGGCCTTTAGCCAGATTGGCGTAGAGATCAGCTTGGCCGAGGCGCGCGTACCGATGGGCATGGCCAAATGGGATCACATCAAAGCGGTTGGGCAAATCCCGTCGGTGGCGGCGCGCTGGCAGGCCAAATTTGGCGGCCCGATGAGCGATGCCGATGTTGATCGCATCTACGCCTTGTTTATGCCATTGCAAATTGAGCAAGTAGGCCATTTTTCGCAACCGATTCGCGGTGCGATCGATACTATCGCGCAGCTTCGCGCTCAGGGTCTAAAAATTGGTAGCTGCACCGGCTACCCACGCGCGGTGATGACGCAGCTGATTCCGCTGGCAGCGCAAGCGGGCTTTAGCCCTGACCATATTGTGGCGGCCGATGATTTGGCAGCGGGCTCGCGCCCCGGGCCGTGGATGGCGCTGGCCAATGTGATTGCGCTGGGCATCGGCCAAGTGGCTGCTTGCGTTAAAGTCGATGACACCATCCCCGGCATTACTGAAGGCCTGAACGCCGGTATGTGGACGGTGGGGCTGGCCATCAGCGGCAATGAAGTTGGGCTAACGCAAGATGAATGGGATGCGCTGGACGCAGGCCAACAAGCGCAACGCCGCAGCGTGGCGAGTGAAAAACTGGCTCAAGCTGGTGCGCATTATGTGATTGATAGCATCGCTGATTTATTGCCGGTGATTGCCGATATCGAGGCACGCTTGGCGCGCGGTGAACGGCCATGA
- a CDS encoding phosphonate degradation HD-domain oxygenase has product MFPTIQTLPELERWYANAGTQLYGGEAISQLEHALQSAHFAQLAGASPSLITAALLHDLGHLLANQQDHDVEQGIDDHHEALAVTALKPLFGPAVLMPIALHVEAKRYLCAIEADYLASLSSASLQSLQVQGGVMNQAEVAKFAARPYAADAVQLRRFDDQAKVVDLPTSSLTDYLSIAAAVSLTAQSPL; this is encoded by the coding sequence ATGTTCCCCACAATTCAAACCCTGCCTGAACTAGAGCGCTGGTATGCCAACGCAGGCACGCAGCTCTATGGCGGCGAAGCGATTAGCCAGCTTGAGCATGCGCTGCAAAGCGCACATTTTGCGCAATTGGCCGGCGCCAGCCCGAGTTTAATCACTGCCGCTTTGCTGCACGACTTGGGGCATCTATTAGCCAATCAGCAAGACCACGATGTCGAGCAGGGGATTGATGATCACCATGAAGCGCTAGCAGTGACTGCGCTCAAGCCGCTATTTGGTCCTGCGGTGCTGATGCCGATTGCCCTGCACGTGGAAGCCAAACGCTATCTATGTGCAATTGAAGCCGATTATTTGGCGAGCTTATCGAGCGCGTCATTGCAATCATTACAGGTGCAAGGCGGCGTGATGAATCAGGCTGAAGTGGCCAAATTTGCCGCTCGCCCTTATGCCGCTGATGCCGTGCAGCTGCGCCGTTTTGACGATCAGGCCAAGGTAGTTGATTTGCCAACCTCTTCGCTCACCGATTACCTCTCTATTGCTGCCGCTGTGTCACTCACAGCGCAGAGCCCACTGTGA
- a CDS encoding LysR family transcriptional regulator, which yields MLTSWLRIFLEVTRQGGVMAAARHLQISQPSITSQLRKLEEHFQLELFERRNGRLILTDTAASLLPKVEQLLQQEADLEFELRQHSERQAGQLRIGATGPFYLLPLLARLRQAQPALQVDVQFGNSAVMLDALLNYQVDLAVTSQTLDDPRLMCRPLATSPLVLLVPSSDPLAHLSSVPCQQLQGATLLTREAGSVTQQAVDALLTDHQISLQRRLQLGSREAVREGVAQGLGWALMAAGEVGEHPRLRALQLSDSQVAVHEYLYLLRQRAEMRAIRSFLQLLPQAAVTAKA from the coding sequence ATGCTCACCAGCTGGCTCAGAATTTTTCTGGAAGTCACCCGCCAGGGCGGCGTAATGGCGGCGGCGCGACATTTGCAAATCAGCCAGCCCAGCATCACCAGCCAGTTGCGCAAGCTGGAGGAACATTTTCAGCTGGAATTATTCGAGCGGCGCAATGGCAGACTGATTCTTACCGACACTGCCGCCAGCCTATTACCGAAAGTAGAGCAATTGCTGCAACAGGAAGCCGATCTGGAATTCGAGCTGCGCCAACACAGCGAGCGCCAGGCCGGGCAATTACGCATCGGCGCTACCGGCCCGTTTTATCTGTTGCCGCTGCTTGCCCGCCTGCGCCAAGCCCAACCGGCACTACAAGTCGATGTGCAGTTTGGCAATTCGGCCGTGATGCTCGATGCCCTACTCAACTATCAGGTCGATCTGGCCGTTACCTCACAAACGCTGGATGATCCACGGCTAATGTGCCGCCCGCTGGCCACTAGCCCGCTGGTCTTGCTGGTGCCCAGTAGCGATCCGCTCGCTCACCTGAGCTCAGTGCCTTGCCAGCAGCTACAAGGCGCGACCCTGCTCACTCGCGAGGCTGGCTCGGTGACCCAGCAGGCCGTGGATGCCTTGCTGACCGATCATCAAATCAGCCTGCAGCGCCGATTGCAGCTGGGTAGCCGCGAAGCGGTGCGCGAAGGGGTGGCGCAAGGCTTGGGCTGGGCCTTGATGGCCGCCGGCGAAGTGGGCGAACATCCGCGCCTGCGCGCACTGCAGCTCAGCGATAGTCAGGTGGCGGTGCATGAATATCTATATCTGCTGCGCCAGCGCGCCGAAATGCGCGCAATTCGCAGTTTTTTGCAGTTGCTCCCACAGGCCGCTGTCACGGCGAAAGCCTAA
- a CDS encoding putative 2-aminoethylphosphonate ABC transporter ATP-binding protein codes for MQTELDHRELDIRQLGKSFGAFTALKNIDLSVNKGEFVCLLGPSGCGKTTLLRMIAGLERCDQGQILQAGRDITRASPAQRDYGIVFQSYALFPNLNIRDNIAYGLKGRQEDKQRRVDELLELIGLPGLDRKYPAQISGGQQQRVALARALATSPSLLLLDEPLSALDAQVREHLRFEIKALQQRLNVTTIMVTHDQEEALTMADRIVVMNHGVIEQIGTPEQIYQQPASRFVANFVGHCNWLSATASGTRSVTLGQADLLTAPEQNLRAGEPCELYIRPEDIELLPSWEPESHTALGKLLHRELIGSIYRLRVAVAQWGGVELHIVATHREMANLRIDDGQLIPVRIPPGRLRSFGSGARV; via the coding sequence ATGCAAACTGAACTAGACCATCGAGAGCTGGACATCCGGCAATTGGGTAAATCTTTTGGTGCCTTTACGGCGCTGAAAAATATCGACCTGAGCGTCAACAAAGGCGAATTTGTCTGCCTGCTGGGCCCCTCGGGCTGCGGCAAAACCACTTTGTTGCGCATGATTGCAGGGCTAGAGCGCTGTGATCAGGGGCAAATTTTGCAAGCGGGCCGCGATATCACGCGTGCCAGCCCTGCGCAGCGCGACTATGGCATTGTGTTTCAGTCGTATGCCCTGTTTCCCAATCTGAATATTCGCGACAACATTGCCTATGGCTTGAAAGGTCGCCAAGAAGACAAACAACGCCGCGTTGATGAGCTACTTGAATTAATCGGCCTGCCCGGCTTAGATCGCAAATATCCGGCGCAAATCTCGGGTGGCCAGCAGCAACGTGTGGCGCTGGCACGTGCGCTGGCGACCTCACCAAGTCTGCTATTGCTTGATGAGCCTTTGTCGGCGCTCGACGCCCAAGTGCGTGAGCATTTACGCTTCGAGATCAAGGCATTGCAGCAACGTCTGAACGTGACCACCATCATGGTGACGCACGATCAGGAAGAGGCGCTGACGATGGCTGACCGCATTGTGGTAATGAATCACGGCGTGATCGAGCAAATCGGCACGCCTGAGCAAATCTACCAGCAGCCTGCCAGCCGCTTTGTCGCCAACTTTGTCGGGCACTGCAATTGGCTCAGCGCCACGGCCAGCGGCACGCGTAGCGTGACATTGGGGCAGGCTGATTTACTCACCGCGCCCGAGCAGAATTTGCGCGCAGGCGAGCCATGCGAGCTTTATATCCGCCCCGAAGACATCGAGCTGCTGCCCAGCTGGGAACCCGAATCGCACACCGCTTTAGGCAAGCTACTGCATCGTGAATTGATCGGCAGCATCTATCGGCTGCGTGTCGCTGTGGCGCAGTGGGGCGGCGTCGAGTTGCACATTGTCGCCACGCATAGGGAGATGGCCAATTTGCGCATCGATGATGGGCAACTGATTCCGGTACGGATTCCACCCGGGCGCTTGCGCAGTTTTGGCAGTGGGGCACGGGTATGA